A window of the Nitrosococcus wardiae genome harbors these coding sequences:
- a CDS encoding DUF2934 domain-containing protein: protein MNEKPRKMAKAAAAKAPKAKKAKATASKSAPKQTTTQAAETQEMITPVSSASEATSSTLPAAAPTKTVQGTKATATAKTARKDKTSVKKTASKQAPSAAPKKTAAKSRKTNPRKPKQLTLTPEQRWKMVSEAAYYIAEKRGFQNGTPEENWFQAETQINTLLAGAENNPK, encoded by the coding sequence ATGAATGAAAAACCCAGAAAAATGGCTAAAGCAGCAGCCGCTAAAGCACCAAAGGCAAAAAAGGCAAAAGCAACTGCTAGCAAATCTGCCCCTAAGCAGACCACCACTCAAGCAGCTGAAACCCAAGAAATGATCACTCCAGTAAGCTCAGCTTCCGAGGCAACAAGCTCTACCCTACCAGCCGCCGCCCCTACCAAGACCGTTCAGGGAACTAAGGCCACGGCAACTGCCAAAACGGCGCGTAAGGATAAAACCAGCGTTAAAAAGACGGCTTCCAAGCAAGCGCCTTCAGCGGCACCTAAGAAGACTGCCGCCAAATCTCGTAAGACCAACCCAAGGAAACCTAAGCAACTTACGCTTACGCCTGAGCAGCGCTGGAAAATGGTTTCGGAAGCGGCTTACTACATTGCTGAAAAACGAGGCTTTCAAAACGGTACCCCAGAGGAAAACTGGTTCCAAGCGGAGACGCAGATCAATACCCTATTGGCAGGAGCGGAAAACAACCCTAAGTAA
- the ampD gene encoding 1,6-anhydro-N-acetylmuramyl-L-alanine amidase AmpD, with the protein MTVIVPWALWVNRDSGWLTHVRQVISPNQDERPPGVVPEWLVVHGISLPPGEYGGPWIDALFTNCLDPTAHPYFHEVHCLRVSAHVFIARDGSLTQYVPFHKRAWHAGMSSLNGRTQCNDFTIGIELEGTDVAPYEEIQYQILASLISALTLAYPTLSKERIVGHSDIAPGRKTDPGPAFNWKRLKSLLV; encoded by the coding sequence ATGACTGTCATTGTTCCTTGGGCCCTCTGGGTGAATAGGGATAGTGGTTGGCTGACCCATGTCCGCCAGGTTATCTCGCCTAACCAAGATGAACGACCACCAGGGGTGGTACCAGAATGGTTAGTGGTGCACGGTATCAGTCTACCGCCGGGAGAATACGGAGGGCCATGGATTGATGCCCTATTTACCAACTGCCTTGATCCCACAGCACACCCTTATTTCCATGAAGTCCATTGCCTGCGTGTTTCTGCCCATGTTTTCATCGCCCGGGATGGTTCTTTAACCCAGTACGTACCCTTTCACAAGCGCGCTTGGCATGCAGGAATGTCGAGCCTTAATGGGCGTACTCAATGTAACGACTTTACTATTGGGATAGAACTTGAGGGTACTGATGTTGCCCCCTATGAAGAGATACAATATCAAATCTTGGCGAGCCTCATCAGCGCTTTGACTTTGGCCTATCCTACTCTATCTAAGGAACGAATTGTGGGCCATAGTGATATCGCCCCAGGCCGTAAAACTGATCCTGGTCCCGCTTTTAATTGGAAGCGCCTCAAATCTTTATTAGTTTAG
- a CDS encoding peroxiredoxin, producing MSVLVTQVAPDFTAPAVMPDGTIKENFRLSDLRSKYVVLFFYPLDFTFVCPSEVLAHNNRLKDFKERNVEIVGVSIDSQYSHYAWRNTPVANGGIGAIDFPLVADLNHDITRAYGVEHPDGVALRASFLIDKNGVVQHQVVNNLPLGRAVEEMLRMVDALQFTEEHGEVCPAGWRKGEEAIRPDAEGVAQYLAKHATTL from the coding sequence GTGAGTGTACTGGTTACGCAAGTTGCCCCTGATTTTACCGCTCCGGCTGTAATGCCTGATGGTACTATTAAGGAGAATTTCCGCCTTTCTGATTTACGCAGTAAATATGTCGTGCTGTTTTTCTATCCTCTGGATTTTACCTTTGTTTGTCCTTCGGAGGTTCTGGCCCATAACAATCGCTTGAAGGATTTCAAAGAGCGTAATGTGGAGATTGTGGGCGTTTCAATTGATTCCCAGTATAGCCATTATGCTTGGCGTAATACTCCCGTAGCGAATGGAGGGATTGGCGCTATCGATTTTCCGCTGGTAGCCGATCTAAACCACGATATTACCCGGGCTTACGGGGTGGAGCATCCTGATGGAGTCGCCCTGCGTGCATCCTTTTTGATTGACAAAAATGGAGTGGTTCAGCATCAGGTAGTCAATAATCTTCCCCTCGGTCGAGCCGTAGAGGAAATGTTACGGATGGTGGATGCTTTGCAATTTACGGAGGAACATGGCGAGGTCTGTCCGGCGGGGTGGCGCAAGGGGGAGGAAGCTATTCGCCCTGATGCGGAGGGGGTAGCCCAGTATTTAGCTAAGCATGCGACCACCTTGTAG
- the hspQ gene encoding heat shock protein HspQ, with the protein MQQSRAKFGIGQLVRHKLFHYRGVVVDADPVFQGSPEWYEQMAQSQPPKDRPWYHVLVDNADYQTYVAERNLDLDTSGEPINHPAVELLFDDLHEGVYRRQGSIN; encoded by the coding sequence ATGCAACAATCAAGAGCTAAATTTGGAATTGGACAATTGGTGCGTCATAAGTTGTTCCATTATCGCGGGGTAGTGGTGGATGCGGATCCGGTCTTTCAGGGTAGTCCCGAGTGGTATGAGCAGATGGCCCAGTCCCAACCGCCAAAAGACCGGCCTTGGTATCATGTTTTGGTTGACAATGCGGATTACCAAACCTATGTGGCGGAGCGAAACCTGGACCTAGATACTTCTGGAGAGCCTATCAACCATCCCGCAGTCGAACTATTGTTTGATGATCTCCATGAGGGCGTGTACCGTCGCCAGGGTAGCATCAATTAA
- a CDS encoding HAD family hydrolase, producing the protein MKLKTLIFDLDGTLAETERDGHRVAFNRAFAEIGVDWHWDVALYGKLLAITGGKERIRYYLDHYQQDFRPPMALDKFIAELHQTKTRYYVELLEEQEIPLRPGVLRLLTLAREKGLQLAIATTTTPENVMALLRTSIGSHALDWFDCIAAGDVVRTKKPAPDIYDYCLQQLQREPAQCLAFEDSANGVRAAVDAGIKVVVTVNDYTRDEDFTGAALVLDHLGEPDQPCTVLSGDLEDFEYVDVALLQRLHGENSV; encoded by the coding sequence GTGAAACTTAAAACATTGATTTTTGATCTGGATGGGACTCTTGCTGAAACGGAGCGGGATGGACATCGGGTGGCGTTTAATCGAGCCTTTGCCGAAATTGGAGTGGATTGGCATTGGGATGTTGCTCTTTACGGTAAATTATTAGCCATAACCGGTGGCAAAGAACGTATCCGTTATTACCTAGATCATTATCAACAGGATTTTCGCCCTCCAATGGCATTGGATAAATTCATTGCGGAGTTGCATCAGACAAAAACTCGATATTACGTAGAACTGCTGGAAGAGCAAGAAATCCCACTCCGTCCAGGAGTGTTGCGTCTCCTCACTTTAGCCCGCGAGAAGGGGTTGCAATTGGCTATTGCCACTACGACTACGCCAGAAAATGTAATGGCGTTGTTGCGTACTAGCATTGGTAGTCATGCCCTGGATTGGTTTGATTGTATTGCCGCTGGAGATGTGGTTAGGACTAAAAAGCCGGCGCCGGATATTTATGATTACTGTTTACAGCAGTTGCAAAGAGAACCTGCTCAATGTCTTGCTTTTGAAGACTCGGCTAATGGTGTTCGTGCAGCTGTAGACGCTGGGATCAAAGTGGTGGTCACTGTGAATGATTACACTCGTGATGAAGATTTCACTGGGGCGGCGTTGGTGCTGGATCATCTGGGAGAACCAGATCAACCCTGTACGGTATTAAGTGGAGATTTAGAGGATTTCGAGTATGTAGACGTTGCGCTCTTACAGCGGTTGCACGGGGAGAATTCAGTGTGA
- the ehuA gene encoding ectoine/hydroxyectoine ABC transporter ATP-binding protein EhuA, with product MREVRKSFDGLDVLKGIDLDIPPSQKLALIGPSGSGKSTILRILMTLEDIDSGRVEIDGESIWTMQRGGQEVPADRHHIRKVRGKVGMVFQHFNLFPHMSVLRNVTEAMVHVLHMPREEAEKGAVDLLRLVGLEDKVENYPAQLSGGQKQRVAIARALALRPQVMLFDEVTSALDPELVGEVLNVLRQIAIESEMTMLIVTHEMSFAQDISDRVIFMAEGKIIEDDTPDAIFSRPKQKRTQEFLRTIL from the coding sequence ATGCGTGAGGTACGGAAGTCCTTTGATGGACTTGATGTATTAAAGGGGATTGACTTAGATATTCCCCCTTCCCAGAAGCTTGCCCTGATTGGCCCTAGCGGCTCAGGAAAATCCACTATTTTACGGATTTTGATGACACTAGAAGACATTGATTCAGGCCGGGTTGAAATCGACGGTGAATCGATTTGGACGATGCAGCGTGGTGGTCAAGAAGTGCCTGCGGATCGGCACCATATCCGTAAGGTACGGGGAAAGGTGGGAATGGTCTTTCAACACTTTAATTTATTTCCCCACATGAGCGTATTACGAAATGTTACTGAGGCGATGGTGCATGTACTGCACATGCCCCGGGAAGAAGCAGAAAAGGGAGCCGTTGATCTTCTAAGATTAGTAGGTTTAGAAGACAAGGTTGAAAACTATCCGGCTCAACTTTCTGGAGGCCAGAAGCAACGAGTAGCCATTGCCCGCGCCCTTGCCTTGCGACCCCAAGTCATGCTCTTTGATGAAGTCACCTCGGCTTTAGACCCTGAGTTGGTGGGGGAAGTGCTCAATGTCCTCCGGCAAATTGCAATAGAGAGCGAAATGACCATGTTAATCGTCACCCATGAAATGAGTTTCGCCCAGGATATTTCAGACCGAGTTATTTTCATGGCAGAGGGGAAAATTATTGAAGACGATACCCCCGATGCTATCTTCTCTCGACCAAAACAGAAAAGAACCCAAGAATTTTTACGGACCATTCTCTAA
- a CDS encoding pyridoxal phosphate-dependent aminotransferase, which yields MNDRIARRMEDIKSFQVMELLARAKELEAQGKCIVHMEIGEPDFVTPQPIVEAGIVALRSGQVHYTPAAGLPALREAIANWYSNSAGITVSPERIIVTPGASGALLVALAVLLNPGDTVLMADPGYPCYRYFVRLLEGKAVCIPVMETSAYQFTSRHIESHWTPETRAVLVASPANPTGALLSQNTLAALMGSVESREGTLIVDEIYHGLVYEDKATTALVLSDHVFVINSFSKYFGMTGWRLGWLVAPKNFTRAADRLGQNLFLAASTPAQHAALAAFKPEVLQILESRRVEFQRRRDFLLPELRDLGFHIPIIPQGAFYIYADCSRFSADSFSFARELLENIGVAVTPGIDFGCNAPQQHLRFAYTTSMEQLQEGIKRLQAYLN from the coding sequence GTGAATGATCGAATAGCGCGACGGATGGAAGATATTAAGTCCTTTCAAGTGATGGAGTTGTTAGCGCGAGCAAAGGAACTGGAAGCTCAGGGAAAATGCATCGTCCATATGGAAATTGGTGAACCCGATTTCGTGACACCTCAGCCCATTGTGGAGGCCGGGATAGTGGCATTGCGTTCTGGGCAGGTTCATTATACCCCGGCAGCAGGGCTACCGGCCCTGCGTGAGGCTATTGCAAACTGGTATAGCAATAGTGCCGGGATTACCGTGTCGCCTGAACGTATCATTGTGACGCCAGGCGCCTCTGGGGCTTTGCTAGTTGCCCTGGCGGTCTTACTCAATCCAGGAGACACGGTACTTATGGCTGATCCGGGTTATCCCTGCTATCGCTATTTTGTTCGGCTGTTAGAGGGAAAAGCCGTCTGTATCCCGGTAATGGAGACCAGTGCCTACCAGTTTACTTCAAGGCATATTGAGTCCCACTGGACTCCTGAAACTCGAGCGGTACTGGTTGCTTCACCTGCTAATCCAACGGGTGCTCTCCTTTCCCAAAATACACTTGCAGCATTAATGGGCAGTGTCGAGTCTCGAGAGGGGACTCTTATTGTTGATGAAATTTACCATGGTTTAGTTTATGAAGATAAAGCCACCACTGCCCTGGTGCTTTCAGATCACGTGTTTGTTATCAATAGTTTCTCAAAATACTTTGGTATGACGGGGTGGCGATTAGGTTGGCTCGTTGCACCCAAAAACTTTACTCGGGCTGCTGATAGATTGGGTCAAAACCTCTTTCTTGCTGCCTCTACGCCAGCTCAACACGCCGCTCTTGCGGCTTTTAAGCCTGAAGTTCTCCAGATTCTTGAATCCCGTCGAGTGGAATTTCAACGGCGACGGGATTTCCTTCTACCTGAGTTGAGGGATCTCGGTTTCCATATTCCGATCATCCCTCAAGGTGCATTTTACATCTATGCGGACTGCTCCCGATTCTCGGCAGATAGTTTCTCTTTTGCCCGAGAATTGCTGGAGAACATTGGTGTTGCGGTAACTCCAGGCATAGATTTTGGTTGTAATGCCCCTCAGCAGCACCTGCGCTTTGCTTATACCACTTCAATGGAGCAATTGCAGGAAGGGATCAAACGTCTTCAAGCTTATCTTAATTAA
- a CDS encoding hydrolase encodes MIIPSNFRPAWWLPGSHAQTVWGSRFRPPFRVEFLWERLELPDGDFVDLAWSGQGKGPIVVVLHGLEGSYRSRYAAGLLRAVAQRGWRGVLLHFRGCSGEPNRLARSYHSGDTGDLQALLTILRQREPDTPLAAVGYSLGGNVLLKWLGEAGQQADLTAAIGVSVPFELGRAAWQLEQALSKAYQWSLVNALKRSVRHKFRYRDCPFDLQALEKVQTFKEFDDLITAPLHGFIDANDYWQRSSCRPFLRKIHIPTLILHSKDDPFLPQDAIPSASDLSPTVQLELSSGGGHVGFISGHWPWQPQYWLEERIPEFLSLYLEAEISGEIALASG; translated from the coding sequence ATGATCATTCCCAGTAATTTCCGACCTGCCTGGTGGCTACCGGGTTCCCATGCCCAAACGGTATGGGGGTCGCGCTTTCGTCCCCCCTTCCGGGTAGAATTCCTGTGGGAACGGCTAGAATTGCCGGATGGAGATTTTGTGGATCTTGCTTGGAGCGGTCAAGGCAAGGGACCTATTGTGGTGGTCCTCCATGGCCTTGAAGGGTCCTACCGTTCCCGCTATGCTGCTGGACTCCTGAGGGCTGTTGCACAACGGGGTTGGCGCGGGGTATTACTGCATTTCCGAGGTTGTAGCGGCGAACCTAACCGGCTAGCCCGCAGCTACCATTCCGGTGATACGGGCGATCTCCAAGCGCTACTTACCATCCTGCGCCAGAGGGAACCCGATACTCCATTAGCAGCAGTAGGCTATTCGCTAGGCGGTAATGTCCTTCTCAAATGGCTTGGAGAGGCTGGTCAGCAAGCAGACCTCACCGCTGCAATTGGAGTTTCCGTTCCCTTTGAACTTGGCCGGGCAGCATGGCAATTAGAGCAAGCCCTATCCAAAGCCTACCAGTGGTCTCTAGTTAATGCGCTGAAGCGCTCTGTCCGGCATAAATTTCGCTACCGTGATTGCCCCTTTGATCTCCAAGCCTTGGAAAAAGTCCAGACATTTAAGGAATTTGATGACCTCATCACCGCTCCCCTACATGGATTTATAGATGCCAATGATTATTGGCAGCGCTCAAGCTGTCGGCCATTTTTGCGCAAAATCCACATCCCAACATTGATTCTCCATAGCAAGGATGATCCCTTTTTACCGCAAGATGCTATTCCCTCGGCCTCTGATCTTTCCCCCACAGTACAGTTAGAACTCAGCTCAGGGGGAGGGCATGTGGGGTTTATCAGTGGCCACTGGCCCTGGCAACCCCAGTATTGGTTAGAAGAAAGAATTCCAGAATTCCTCAGTCTATATTTAGAAGCAGAAATATCGGGGGAAATCGCCCTAGCCAGCGGCTAA
- the acs gene encoding acetate--CoA ligase, producing the protein MNEESIESTLHEERLFPPLAEFSAQARIPDRATLDSLAQAANEDLEGFWATQACAEITWHKPFKTVLDSTNPPHYQWFSDGELNVSYNCLDRHLREKADKIAIIFEGEPGDITTFTYHQLHQRVSRFANVLKAQGVTEGDRVVIYLPMVPEAVIAMLACARIGAIHSVVFGGFSAESLKDRIEDAKAKLLITADGGHRGGRIVELKAAANRALKEGCESIQHVIVLQRTGHEVDMTEGRDLWWHEAEAKADGNCEPVWLNAEHPLFLLYTSGSTGKPKGIQHASGGYLLGALTTMKWVFDIRDEDIFWCTADVGWVTGHSYVAYGPLAAGATIVMYEGTPTFPDPGRFWKICQDHGVTIFYTAPTAIRALMKYGDDIPASYNLSQLRLLGTVGEPINPEAWMWYHRVIGGERCPIVDTWWQTETGVHMIAPIPGAVPTKPGSCTLPLPGINAAVVDEKGHPITTPDRGGYLVITKPWPSMLRTIWGDDQRYYDTYWSKFGSQYYLTGDSARRDKDGYFWIMGRTDDVLNVSGHRLGTMEIESALVAYPKVAEAAVVGRPDDIKGEAILAYVILKGTRPTRGADKTLTEELRAWVGDQIGPIAKPDEIRFVDSLPKTRSGKIMRRLLRTIARGETITQDTSTLESEAILPQLQGKE; encoded by the coding sequence ATGAACGAAGAAAGCATCGAATCCACTTTGCATGAAGAACGCCTTTTCCCCCCCCTGGCTGAATTTTCGGCCCAAGCCCGCATCCCCGACCGCGCCACCTTGGATTCCTTAGCCCAAGCCGCCAACGAAGACTTGGAAGGATTCTGGGCTACACAAGCATGTGCAGAAATTACCTGGCATAAACCCTTCAAAACGGTTCTAGATAGCACTAACCCCCCTCACTATCAATGGTTTAGCGACGGCGAACTGAATGTGTCTTACAACTGCCTAGACCGCCATTTGCGGGAGAAAGCCGATAAAATAGCCATTATTTTTGAAGGGGAACCCGGGGATATTACCACCTTCACTTATCATCAATTACATCAGCGGGTTAGCCGCTTTGCTAACGTCCTTAAAGCTCAAGGCGTTACCGAAGGCGATCGGGTGGTCATCTACCTGCCCATGGTACCCGAAGCCGTTATTGCGATGCTGGCCTGTGCCCGCATCGGGGCCATCCATTCGGTCGTATTTGGAGGTTTCTCCGCCGAATCCCTTAAAGATCGGATCGAGGACGCAAAAGCCAAACTTCTTATCACTGCCGATGGGGGTCACCGGGGCGGACGCATTGTCGAACTCAAAGCTGCGGCTAACCGCGCATTAAAAGAAGGCTGCGAAAGTATCCAGCATGTCATTGTCCTGCAACGTACGGGTCATGAGGTCGACATGACCGAGGGACGCGATCTATGGTGGCATGAGGCAGAAGCCAAGGCCGACGGCAACTGTGAGCCGGTATGGCTAAATGCTGAACACCCCTTATTCCTCCTTTACACCTCCGGTTCCACCGGCAAACCCAAGGGTATCCAGCATGCCAGCGGCGGCTACCTACTCGGTGCCCTCACTACCATGAAATGGGTTTTTGATATTCGCGATGAGGACATCTTTTGGTGCACGGCTGATGTGGGCTGGGTCACAGGCCATAGTTATGTCGCTTACGGGCCGCTGGCAGCAGGGGCCACTATTGTCATGTATGAAGGAACTCCCACTTTTCCTGACCCGGGCCGTTTTTGGAAAATCTGCCAAGACCATGGAGTCACCATTTTTTACACGGCCCCCACCGCTATCCGCGCTCTGATGAAATATGGAGATGACATCCCTGCCAGCTATAACTTATCCCAATTAAGACTGCTGGGAACAGTGGGCGAACCCATCAATCCCGAGGCCTGGATGTGGTATCACCGCGTTATCGGAGGCGAGCGCTGCCCAATTGTCGATACTTGGTGGCAAACGGAGACGGGAGTCCACATGATTGCTCCTATTCCTGGCGCTGTCCCCACCAAACCCGGCTCTTGTACCCTCCCCTTGCCTGGGATTAACGCTGCAGTGGTCGATGAGAAAGGGCACCCCATTACCACCCCTGATCGGGGCGGTTATTTAGTCATTACCAAACCTTGGCCTTCCATGCTCCGCACTATTTGGGGCGATGATCAGCGTTATTATGACACCTATTGGAGCAAATTTGGCAGCCAATATTATCTTACGGGCGACAGCGCCCGCCGCGATAAGGATGGCTATTTTTGGATCATGGGGCGCACTGATGATGTATTGAATGTGTCAGGTCACCGCCTCGGCACCATGGAGATCGAATCCGCCTTAGTGGCTTATCCGAAGGTAGCAGAAGCCGCCGTAGTGGGTCGCCCTGACGACATCAAGGGTGAGGCCATCCTCGCCTATGTCATACTGAAAGGGACCCGCCCGACAAGAGGGGCCGATAAAACTTTAACTGAGGAACTTCGGGCCTGGGTCGGCGATCAAATTGGGCCTATCGCCAAACCGGATGAAATCCGTTTTGTGGACAGCCTTCCCAAAACCCGCTCCGGAAAAATCATGCGCCGCTTACTTCGGACCATCGCCCGGGGTGAAACCATCACTCAAGATACCTCTACCTTAGAGAGTGAAGCTATCCTCCCCCAGCTTCAGGGTAAAGAGTAA
- the dksA gene encoding RNA polymerase-binding protein DksA encodes MAVNNKDLVQSPQEFTPYQQKEGEEYMSEPQVEHFRKILLGWRQWLMEEVDRTVHHMQDEAANFPDPSDRASQEEEFTLELRTRDRERKLIKKITERLRSLDKGDYGYCEACGAEIGIRRLEARPTATLCIDCKTLEEIKERQRA; translated from the coding sequence ATGGCCGTTAATAACAAGGATCTGGTGCAATCTCCCCAAGAATTTACCCCCTATCAACAAAAAGAGGGGGAAGAATACATGAGTGAGCCACAGGTTGAACATTTTCGAAAGATCCTGCTGGGCTGGAGGCAATGGCTTATGGAAGAAGTCGATCGGACCGTTCACCATATGCAGGATGAGGCTGCAAACTTCCCAGATCCCAGCGACCGTGCATCACAGGAAGAAGAATTTACGTTGGAGTTACGCACCAGAGATCGGGAACGTAAACTTATCAAGAAAATCACTGAACGCCTACGGAGTCTTGATAAAGGGGACTATGGCTACTGTGAGGCCTGTGGAGCCGAAATTGGCATCCGGCGCTTAGAAGCCCGTCCCACTGCTACCCTATGCATTGATTGCAAAACCCTAGAGGAAATCAAAGAAAGGCAACGGGCCTAA
- a CDS encoding RNA-binding S4 domain-containing protein: MTSETEKIRLDKWLWAARFFKTRSLAVAAVNGGKVHLNGRRVKPSQRVSIGDNLTIRRGQFEYEITVDRLSQQRRPATEASLLYQESEESKVKRQTLAMQLREEREHRPTTQGRPSKRDRRQIIRFTRKS; this comes from the coding sequence ATGACATCTGAAACCGAAAAAATTCGCCTTGATAAATGGCTCTGGGCTGCACGATTTTTTAAAACACGCAGCCTTGCAGTGGCAGCGGTCAACGGAGGCAAAGTCCATCTCAATGGTCGGCGAGTCAAACCTAGCCAGAGGGTAAGTATCGGTGATAATTTAACCATTCGCCGGGGCCAGTTCGAGTATGAAATTACCGTTGATAGGCTGTCTCAACAGCGCCGCCCAGCCACAGAAGCGTCGTTACTTTACCAAGAAAGTGAGGAAAGCAAAGTAAAGCGGCAAACCCTAGCTATGCAATTGAGGGAGGAGCGGGAGCACCGACCCACTACCCAGGGTCGTCCATCCAAACGGGACCGCCGCCAGATCATCCGCTTTACCCGCAAAAGCTGA
- a CDS encoding class I SAM-dependent methyltransferase translates to MSDVIHTHYQRLAERYDSFLYYSPDFVRQLTSKMVDKLALNQDDILVDLGCGTGIYSLDILEQVSLKNPVIGVDPFPEMLAQIPEEAPIKRVAEDALEFSNRPGTYNKILVKETIHHIDDRQTLFRNLYQRLAPGGILLLVHVPPNVEYPLFNKALERCLNWHANPDELVSLLENETFQVERETLVYRHTIPKEKYFEMVANCYMSVLSSFEEEELKAGLQEMESTYADQEILEFNDRFDFITAKKV, encoded by the coding sequence ATGAGCGATGTTATCCACACCCATTATCAACGCCTAGCTGAGCGCTATGATAGCTTTCTTTACTATTCTCCAGATTTTGTTCGTCAGCTAACCTCTAAAATGGTTGATAAATTAGCGCTCAATCAAGATGATATTTTGGTTGATTTAGGCTGTGGAACAGGAATCTATTCTTTGGATATCTTAGAACAGGTCTCCCTGAAAAATCCGGTCATCGGCGTTGATCCATTTCCTGAAATGCTGGCTCAAATCCCTGAAGAAGCACCTATTAAACGAGTTGCAGAGGACGCCTTGGAGTTCTCAAACCGTCCAGGAACCTATAACAAAATATTAGTCAAGGAAACTATTCATCATATTGATGATAGGCAAACTCTGTTTAGAAACCTTTATCAGCGCCTAGCTCCAGGGGGTATTTTATTGTTAGTACACGTGCCTCCCAACGTGGAATATCCCTTGTTTAATAAAGCACTTGAACGCTGTCTAAACTGGCATGCTAACCCAGATGAACTTGTCAGTCTGCTTGAAAATGAAACATTCCAAGTCGAGCGGGAAACCTTGGTGTATCGGCATACTATTCCCAAAGAGAAATATTTTGAAATGGTGGCCAACTGTTACATGTCTGTGTTGTCTTCATTTGAGGAGGAGGAACTTAAAGCAGGCCTCCAAGAAATGGAATCCACTTATGCGGATCAAGAGATTTTAGAGTTTAACGATCGCTTTGATTTTATTACCGCCAAAAAAGTTTAG
- a CDS encoding cob(I)yrinic acid a,c-diamide adenosyltransferase: MGHRLSKIYTRTGDQGTTGLGNQQRVPKDHPRVEAIGTIDELNALLGLLLAHPLPTPLHQAITSIQHQLFDLGGELSIPPAHIIEADQVQALERQLDTLNEKLPPLKEFILPGGAIAASLCHLARVTCRQAERRLVTLSKEEAINPESLKYLNRLSDLLFVMARELNRAEGVTEILWEKSQTRIKP; this comes from the coding sequence ATGGGACATCGCTTATCTAAGATCTACACCCGCACAGGTGATCAGGGAACGACCGGGCTAGGTAACCAACAACGGGTACCGAAAGACCACCCCCGGGTTGAAGCCATTGGCACTATCGATGAACTCAATGCCCTACTGGGCCTGCTTCTTGCCCACCCCCTTCCAACTCCGCTCCATCAAGCCATAACGTCTATCCAGCACCAACTCTTTGACCTGGGAGGGGAACTGAGTATTCCCCCTGCCCATATTATCGAAGCTGACCAAGTTCAGGCCCTAGAACGGCAACTCGATACCTTAAATGAAAAATTGCCGCCACTTAAAGAATTTATTTTACCAGGGGGCGCCATCGCCGCTAGTCTGTGTCACCTAGCTCGCGTGACCTGCCGGCAGGCAGAACGGCGGCTTGTCACACTTAGCAAGGAAGAGGCCATCAACCCAGAGAGTTTGAAATACCTTAATCGCCTCTCAGACCTCTTGTTTGTCATGGCACGGGAACTTAACCGTGCAGAGGGGGTCACTGAAATACTTTGGGAAAAAAGCCAAACCAGGATAAAACCTTAA